A DNA window from Hordeum vulgare subsp. vulgare chromosome 1H, MorexV3_pseudomolecules_assembly, whole genome shotgun sequence contains the following coding sequences:
- the LOC123396937 gene encoding uncharacterized protein LOC123396937 gives MALLKRSFTAALLDEVDDDSTYPFKMPGSLARTTAPVAKMMRLWNYKQGSGLGAHGQDIVVPVKAINHGSTAGLGHREKTYKNGAPAPSWPAQDEWHESAAVSRALLLERECCENTLALLRDQQNHYLDPTHWETFSRRHILPRLTGWLQQLRITPPKQIDVKFREVMSWTPVVRTEDMVSILEQEFFGKWESALRHWLLSARPSSGEAAGWCAGWKNLFALELLDDERVLAWLESGVAMVDREAEDLSRLVCHT, from the exons ATGGCGCTACTGAAGCGCAGCTTCACCGCAGCGCTGCTCGACGAGGTCGACGACGACTCGACGTACCCGTTCAAGATGCCGGGCAGCCTCGCGCGCACCACCGCGCCGGTGGCCAAGATGATGCGGCTGTGGAACTACAAGCAAGGCTCGGGCCTCGGCGCGCACGGCCAAG ACATCGTCGTCCCTGTGAAGGCCATCAATCATGGCTCAACCGCCGGCCTCGGCCACCGTGAGAAGACGTACAAGAACGGCGCGCCGGCGCCGTCATGGCCAGCCCAAGACGAGTGGCACGAGTCGGCGGCCGTCTCACGAGCCCTGCTCCTCGAACGGGAGTGCTGCGAGAAT ACCCTCGCGTTGCTGCGTGAC cagcaaaaccattacttggACCCGACGCATTGGGAGACCTTCTCCCGGCGTCACATCCTGCCCAGGCTCACAGGATGGCTGCAACAACTGAGGATCACGCCGCCGAAGCAGATCGACGTCAAGTTCCGCGAGGTGATGTCGTGGACGCCTGTCGTGCGCACCGAGGACATGGTGTCAATCCTAGAACAAGAGTTTTTCGGCAAATGGGAGAGCGCGCTGCGCCACTGGCTGCTGTCCGCGAGGCCATCGTCGGGGGAGGCCGCGGGGTGGTGCGCCGGCTGGAAGAACCTCTTCGCCCTGGAGCTGCTCGACGACGAACGCGTGCTCGCATGGCTGGAGTCTGGCGTTGCCATGGTGGATCGAGAAGCGGAAGACCTCAGCCGCCTTGTTTGTCATACATAG
- the LOC123396948 gene encoding zinc finger CCCH domain-containing protein 17-like, translating into TIVLRCSDGFHAWNIKTGMKLSLEGPSGLVCSMTIKDVMLFAGTEDGRIMAWKFPAKDINSEPVAILAGHDSHVISLAVSATRLYSGSLDKTIRVWDLKNLQCVQTLSQHKAAITSVLCWGQKLLSCSLDKTVKVWAASESGDLQLMHTHSDEHGIVAWACPTIGTSYTTLYSLENNQHAHFGQPMGGCLFFSFLLIIYQFIFIFSNSNK; encoded by the exons ACTATTGTTCTTCGTTGCTCCGATGGCTTCCACGCATGGAACATAAAGACAGGGATGAAGCTAAGTCTTGAGGGACCTTCTGGGCTTGTTTGTTCCATGACTATCAAGGATGTGATGTTGTTTGCTGGCACGGAGGACGGGCGCATCATGGCTTGGAAATTTCCTGCTAAGGACATCAACTCGGAACCGGTGGCAATCCTCGCTGGCCATGACAGTCATGTGATTTCACTTGCTGTCTCAGCAACAAGGCTTTACTCTGGCTCACTTGACAAGACAATCAGA GTATGGGACCTTAAAAATCTTCAGTGTGTCCAAACACTCTCTCAGCATAAGGCTGCTATTACTTCTGTGCTTTGTTGGGGTCAGAAGTTACTTTCTTGCTCTCTGGACAAGACTGTAAAGGTCTGGGCTGCTTCAGAATCTGGAGACCTTCAACTCATGCATACCCACTCTGATGAGCAT GGAATCGTCGCATGGGCCTGCCCAACTATAGGGACCAGCTATACTACGCTCTACTCTCTAGAAAATAATCAGCACGCCCATTTCGGCCAGCCCATGGGCGGGTGCCTGTTTTTTAGTTTTTTACTTATTATTTATCAgttcatttttattttctctaattcaaataaataa
- the LOC123425296 gene encoding zinc finger CCCH domain-containing protein 17-like translates to MASGGRVDLDGGAVPPLTICMIGTGVLIGSHLCEKLMAETPHVVLAVDVYSDKIRHLVDPPPPHLAGRISFHLLNIKNDPRLEGLVKMADLVLPLPPSPRGSSSGAAAPAPTGRQPGDPRKSDQKTDPKPAGTSPEPIQEPRVEKARDCGGFAFLCALAGHKEAITGISMPMGSDKLYSGSADGSIRVWDGKSGKVAGLSALGIPLRLVMLSSPLRSCLY, encoded by the exons ATGGCGAGCGGGGGCAGGGTGGATCTGGACGGCGGCGCCGTGCCGCCGCTCACCATCTGCATGATCGGCACCGGCGTCCTCATCGGCTCCCACCTCTGCGAGAAGCTCATGGCCGAGACCCCCCACGTCGTCCTCGCCGTCGACGTCTACTCCGACAAGATCCGCCACCTCGTCGACCCGccgcctccccacctcgccggacgcATCTCCTTCCACCTCCTCAACATCAAGAACGACCCCCGCCTCGAGGGCCTCGTCAAGATGGCCGATCTGGtacttcccctccctccctcccctcgcgGATCGAGTAGCGGCGCCGCAGCCCCTGCACCTACAGGACGGCAGCCTGGAGACCCGAGGAAGTCGGACCAGAAGACGGATCCCAAGCCGGCGGGGACGAGTCCAGAGCCGATCCAGGAGCCGCGCGTCGAGAAGGCCCGTGACTGCGGCGGTTTCGCTTTCCTCTGCGCCCTCGCTGGACACAAGGAG GCCATTACTGGAATCTCTATGCCGATGGGGTCCGACAAGCTCTACTCTGGCAGTGCCGACGGCTCTATTCGCGTATGGGACGGCAAATCTGGCAAGGTAGCTGGGCTATCCGCTCTTGGCATTCCCCTCAGACTCGTTATGCTCAGTTCACCTTTGAGGTCATGTCTCTATTGA